The genomic segment GGACCCCTTTCCCGCGTCGCTTTCGCCTTCGTTCTCGCCGGCGCGCTCGCGCCGCTCGCGGCCTGCACCGTCAATCCCGCGACCGGGCAGCAGAGCTTCACCGGCTTCATGTCGGAAAGCGAAGAGCTGCGCGTCGGCGCCCAGGAGCATCCCAAGATCCTGCGCGAATTCGGCGGCGCCTACGACAATCCGGCGCTCGCCGATTACGTGCGGCGGGTCGGGGAATCGCTCGTGCGCGTCTCGGAAACGCCGAACCTTCGCTATACTTTCACTGTTCTCAATGACGACAAGGTCAACGCCTTCGCGCTGCCCGGCGGTTACGTCTACATCACCCGCGGCCTGCTCGCGCTCGCCGAAAACGAAGCCGAAATGGCGGGGGTGCTCGCCCACGAAATCGGCCATGTGGTCGCCCGCCACACCGCCCAGCGCTACAGCCAGGCGATGGCCGCCAACATCGGCCTGACCGTCCTCGGCGTGCTCGGTCAGGCCGCCGGCGTGCCGGGCGCCGCCTCCGACCTCGCCCAATTCGGCGCCGCCGCCGCGCTGCAAAGCTATTCGCGCGAGCAGGAATTGGAATCGGACATGCTCGCGGTCCGCTACATGGTCCGGACCGGCTACGCGCCCGGGGCCATGAACAGCTTCTTCCGCAAGATGGAGGCCAACGACCGCCTGCTGGCCGAACTGGAAGGGCGGCCCGGCGGCGACGACCGCTACAACATCATGTCGACGCACCCGCGCACGTCGCAGCGCATCGACCAGGCGATCGCGCTGGCCCAGGTCAATTCGGCGCCCGGTCTCCGTTACGAACGCAAGGCCTTCCTCGACCGCATCGACGGCATGACCTTCGGCGACGATCCCCGCCAGGGTATCCGGCGCGGCCGCGAGTTCGTTCACCCCGAACTGCGCTTCCGCTTCACCGTGCCGCAGGGGTTCGCGCTGTTCAACTCGCCGCGCCAGGTGATCGCGCGCGGGCCGCAGCAATCGCTGATCGTTTTCGACATGGAATCCGAAGCCAAGGCGCGCGCCGCCGGCCCGCTCGACCGCTACCTGACCCACGAGTGGGGCGCGCGGTTCGCGCTGCGCGACGTCGAACCCATTACCGTCAACGGCCTGTCCGGCGCGACCGGCCGGACGCGGGTGCAAACCCGGAACGGCGTGATGGACCTGCGCCTGGTGGCCATGCGCGCGGACGCGGCGCGGATCTATCGCATGGTGTTCGTGACGCCGCCCCGGTTGACCGATTCGCTCCGCACCGAGTTGCAGCGCACCACCTATTCGTTTCGCCTGTTGACGCCGGCCGAGGCGGCGGGGGTCAAGCCGCTGCGCATCGCCCTGGTTACCGCCAAGGCGGGCGACACCGCCGAATCGCTCGCGGCGCGCATGCCGTTCCCGGACCACAGGCTCGAATGGTTCGAGACCCTGAACGGCCTCGCCCGCGGGCAACCGCTGGTGCCGGGCGAAACCTTCAAGACGGTCGTCGAATAAGGAAAGCCCGGACATGGATCTATTGATCGAGGGTTACCGCCGCTTTCGCGCCCGCACCTGGGACCGCCAGCGAACCCGCTTCCGGGCGCTCGCCGACAGCGGCCAACGGCCGCAAGCCCTCGTCGTCGCCTGCGCCGATTCGCGGGTCGATCCGCAAATGATCTTCGATGCCGCGCCGGGAGAGCTGTTCGTCGTCCGCAACGTCGCCAACCTCGTGCCCCCCTATATGCCGGACAAGAAGCTGCACGGCACCAGCGCCGCGCTCGAATTCGGCGTTCGTGCCCTCGCCGTTCCGAATTTGATCGTGATCGGCCACGCCATGTGCGGGGGCATCCAGGCGCTGCTTCAGGGGGCGCCGAAGGAAACGCCCGATTTCGTCGAATCCTGGGTGGCGATCGCCGATCCGGCGCGCCAAGCGGTCAGCCAAACGCCGGCGGCCGACCGCCAACAGGCCTGCGAACACGAAGCCATCCGGTTGTCGCTCAGAAATCTCGACACGTTCCCGTGGATTCGGGACAGGGTCGCCGCCGGCCGGCTGCGACTCGACGGTTATTACTTCGATATCCGTTCGGGGATTCTGATGCGCCTCGGCGCCGACGGCGTTTTCGCGCCCGTCCCCATAGACGCCGAATAACGCTTACGTTCCGGCGAGCAGGTTTTCCAGCTTCTGGGTCGCCTGGGCGACGTCGACGCGCTCGACCGCCGCCAATTCGGCGGCGAGGCGGTCGCGCGCGGCCTCGTAGA from the Rhodospirillales bacterium genome contains:
- a CDS encoding peptidase M48 produces the protein MPGPLSRVAFAFVLAGALAPLAACTVNPATGQQSFTGFMSESEELRVGAQEHPKILREFGGAYDNPALADYVRRVGESLVRVSETPNLRYTFTVLNDDKVNAFALPGGYVYITRGLLALAENEAEMAGVLAHEIGHVVARHTAQRYSQAMAANIGLTVLGVLGQAAGVPGAASDLAQFGAAAALQSYSREQELESDMLAVRYMVRTGYAPGAMNSFFRKMEANDRLLAELEGRPGGDDRYNIMSTHPRTSQRIDQAIALAQVNSAPGLRYERKAFLDRIDGMTFGDDPRQGIRRGREFVHPELRFRFTVPQGFALFNSPRQVIARGPQQSLIVFDMESEAKARAAGPLDRYLTHEWGARFALRDVEPITVNGLSGATGRTRVQTRNGVMDLRLVAMRADAARIYRMVFVTPPRLTDSLRTELQRTTYSFRLLTPAEAAGVKPLRIALVTAKAGDTAESLAARMPFPDHRLEWFETLNGLARGQPLVPGETFKTVVE
- a CDS encoding carbonic anhydrase is translated as MDLLIEGYRRFRARTWDRQRTRFRALADSGQRPQALVVACADSRVDPQMIFDAAPGELFVVRNVANLVPPYMPDKKLHGTSAALEFGVRALAVPNLIVIGHAMCGGIQALLQGAPKETPDFVESWVAIADPARQAVSQTPAADRQQACEHEAIRLSLRNLDTFPWIRDRVAAGRLRLDGYYFDIRSGILMRLGADGVFAPVPIDAE